One genomic window of Bactrocera dorsalis isolate Fly_Bdor chromosome 4, ASM2337382v1, whole genome shotgun sequence includes the following:
- the LOC105233350 gene encoding spectrin beta chain isoform X1 — MTTDISIVRWDPSQGPGNEYIDEYEYDGGNSSSRLFERSRIKALAEERENVQKKTFTKWVNSHLCRVNCRIGDLYVDMRDGKYLIKLLEVLSGERLPKPTKGKMRIHCLENVDKALQFLREQRVHLENIGSHDIVDGNASLNLGLIWTIILRFQIQDITIEEVDNKETKSAKDALLLWCQMKTAGYNNVNVRNFTTSWRDGLAFNAIIHKHRPDLVQFEKLSKANPLYNLNNAFDVAEDKLGLAKLLDAEDVFVDHPDEKSIITYVVTYYHYFSKLKQETVQGKRIGKVVGIAMENDKMINDYEHFTSDLLKWIETTIQALGEREFENSLAGVQSQLAQFSNYRTIEKPPKFVEKGNLEVLLFTLQSKMRANNQKPYTPKEGKMISDINKAWERLEKAEHERELALREELIRQEKLEQLAARFDRKASMRETWLSENQRLVSQDNFGFDLAAVEAAAKKHEAIETDIFAYEERVQAVIAVCDELESERYHDVKRILLRKENVMRLWTYLLELLRARRMRLEISLQLQQNFQEMLYILDNMEEIRQLLLTDDYGKHLMGVEDLLQKHSLVEADINILGERVKVVVQNSQKFLSDDPESYKPCDPEIIVSRVQQLEDAYAELVRLAVERRSRLEESRKLWQFYWDTADEENWIKEKEQIVSTDEIGHDLTTVNLLLSKHKALESEITSHDPQLQGVAKIGAELITEGHFGADRIKDRLKEILSKWDHLLDLTKYRRQRLENAVEYFQLFADADDVDNWMLDTLRIVSSEDVGRDEANVQSLLKKHKDVADELKNYAEVINALHKQAEDLKLNDTEKANVDKRLEAIDTRYKELTELAKLRKQRLLDALSLYKLMSEADGVEQWIKEKTKMLDTMTPGKDIEDVEIMKHRFEGFDKEMNANASRVAVVNQLARQLLHVEHPNSDEILERQNHLNQEWSTLREKAEAKMDDLKSAHGVQTFYIECRETISWIEDKKRILTETDSLEMDLTGVMTLQRRLSGMERDLAAIQAKLSSLSKEADSIENEHPEEAQIIRDRISQIELIWEQLTQMLKERDSKLEEAGDLHRFLRDLDHFQTWLTKTQTDVASEDTPTSLPEAEKLLNQHQSIREEIDNYTEDYKNMMEYGERLTSESNTSDDPQYMFLRERLNALKDGWEELHQMWENRQVLLSQSLDQQLFNRDARQTEVLLSQQEHFLSKDDTPVNLEQAENQLKRHEAFLTTMEANDDKINTLLQVADTLVEKEHFDAEKIGKRAENIASRRDDNRQRALDQHEKLKNQVKLHEFLQDLEELAEWVQERYVTSQDETYRSAKTIHSKWTRHQAFEAEIAANKERLFEAEKAAQDLSKEKPEFKDIIEPKLKELAKQFEDLEVHTKEKGAMLFDANREVLVQQTCDDIDSYITDLEKQIVNADTGNDLTSVNILMQKQQVIQTQMAAKERQVEEIDKQTEYLQKTTPLEKIEPIVTKKTAVLDRFEKIKAPLVERQKQLEKKKEAFQFCRDVEDEKLWIDEKLPLATSKDYGNSLFNVHVLKKKNQSLATEIDNHEPRIMAICNNGRKLIDEGHEDAKKFESLISDLTQKWQELKDAIDNRKRNLLESEKVQQYFFDAQEAESWMSEQELYMMVEDRGKDEISAQNLMKKHENLEQSVEDYANTIRQLGEVARQFNTEDSGSGDAVSVKQSQLDKLYAGLKDLAGERRARLNEALQLFMLSREVDDLEQWITDREVVAGSQELGQDYDHVTLLSERFDEFARDTEAVGGERVAKVNNIADNLIQAGHSDSATIAEWKDNLNESWQDLLELIETRTQMLAASKELHKFFHDCKDILSRIIEKQHGVSDELGRDAGSVSTLQRKHHNFMQDLMTLYSQVQQIQEESAKLQDSYAGDKAKEITNREQEVLHAWSNLQAMCDARKQKLADTGDLFRFFNMVRILMIWMEDLVRQMNTSEKPRDVSGVELLMNNHQSLKAEIDTREDNFAACISLGKELLARSHYASADIKDRLLQLNNSRNALLRRWEERWENLQLILEVYQFARDAAVAEAWLIAQEPYLLSSELGHTIDEVENLIKKHEAFEKSAAAQEERFSALERLTTFELKEIKRRQELAEEAERQRVKEELEAKAALEAAEQAKREAERRDIVDAAAAAAEESAVVVDTSVDVERTVEPQTEHATLSAGEGQEGYLTRKHEWESTTKKASNRSWDKVYVVAKVGHLSFYKDQKGYKSNPELTFRGEPSYDLQGAGIQIATDYTKKKHVLRIKLSGGAEFLLQAHDDDEMSQWVSSLKAQSDSATVAESRSQTLPATSQKDEPKRRSFFTLKKK; from the exons ATGACGACCGACATTTCAATTGTTCGATGGGATCCTAGTCAGGGTCCTGGAAACGAATATATCGATGAATACGAATATGATGGAGGGAATTCCAGCTCTAGACTTTTTGAAAGATCGCGGATAAAGGCTCTTGCTGAAGAACGAGAAAATgttcaaaagaaaacatttacAAAGTGGGTTAATTCACATTTGTGTAGAGTTAACTGCAGGATAGGAGatttgtatgtagatatgcGTGACGGAAAATACCTTATAAAACTGTTAGAAGTATTATCTGGTGAACGTCTACCGAAACCAACAAAAGGAAAAATGAGGATCCATTGTTTGGAAAATGTGGACAAAGCTCTACAATTTTTACGTGAGCAACGCGTACATTTAGAAAATATAGGATCGCATGACATTGTGGATGGAAACGCTTCTTTAAATTTGGGCTTAATTTGGACCATCATCTTGCGATTCCag ATTCAAGACATTACAATTGAAGAAGTCGACAACAAAGAAACTAAATCTGCTAAGGATGCTTTACTTTTGTGGTGTCAAATGAAAACTGCTGGATACAATAATGTGAATGTCAGGAACTTCACCACTTCTTGGCGAGACGGACTCGCATTCAATGCAATAATTCATAAACACCGTCCTGATTTGGTGCAATTTGAAAAGTTGTCCAAAGCGAACCCCTTGTATAATCTGAACAATGCCTTCGACGTTGCTGAAGATAAGTTAGGTCTTGCAAAGTTACTCGATGCTGAAGATGTATTTGTCGACCATCCCGATGAAAAGTCTATTATCACATATGTGGTTACCTATTATCATTACTTCAGTAAGCTAAAGCAAGAAACAGTGCAAGGCAAACGAATCGGAAAAGTTGTGGGCATTGCCATGGAAAATGATAAAATGATTAATGACTATGAACATTTTACAAGTGATTTACTAAAATGGATTGAAACAACTATCCAAGCCCTTGGAGAAAGagaatttgaaaattctttagcGGGAGTGCAAAGTCAGTTAGCTCAATTTTCAAATTATCGAACTATTGAAAAGCCTCCTAAGTTTGTAGAAAAAGGTAATTTAGAAGTGTTGTTATTCACGCTTCAATCGAAAATGCGGGCAAACAATCAGAAACCTTATACTCCTAAGGAAGGAAAAATGATTTCTGATATAAATAAGGCTTGGGAGCGTTTAGAGAAAGCAGAACATGAGCGAGAATTAGCATTAAGAGAAGAACTTATTCGCCAAGAGAAGTTGGAACAACTGGCTGCTCGTTTTGATAGAAAAGCTTCAATGAGGGAAACTTGGCTTTCCGAGAACCAAAGACTAGTTAGTCAGGATAACTTCGGATTCGATTTAGCAGCGGTTGAAGCTGCGGCAAAGAAACACGAAGCTATTGAAACAGACATATTTGCTTATGAAGAACGTGTACAAGCAGTCATTGCTGTGTGTGACGAATTAGAATCAGAACGTTACCACGATGTTAAGCGAATATTGCTGCGTAAGGAAAATGTTATGCGATTATGGACGTACTTGCTGGAACTATTACGCGCACGTAGAATGCGATTAGAAATATCGttgcaattacaacaaaacttCCAAGAAATGCTTTATATTTTGGATAATATGGAGGAAATCAGGCAGCTACTTTTAACTGATGACTATGGAAAACACCTTATGGGTGTAGAAGACTTACTTCAAAAGCATTCCCTTGTCGAAGCAGATATCAACATTCTTGGAGAGCGTGTTAAAGTTGTAGTCCAAAATTCTCAGAAATTCTTAAGCGATGACCCAGAGTCATATAAACCTTGTGACCCTGAAATCATTGTTAGCCGTGTTCAACAATTAGAGGATGCATACGCTGAATTGGTTCGTCTAGCTGTGGAGCGCAGAAGTCGCCTGGAAGAAAGTCGAAAATTGTGGCAATTCTATTGGGATACGGCTGATGAAGAAAATTGGATAAAAGAAAAGGAACAAATCGTATCCACCGATGAAATTGGACACGATTTAACTAcagtaaatttattattgagCAAACATAAGGCATTAGAATCCGAAATTACGTCGCATGATCCTCAATTGCAAGGTGTTGCTAAAATAGGTGCCGAATTAATTACTGAAGGACACTTTGGAGCTGATCGTATTAAGGATCGTTTGAAGGAAATTCTTTCTAAATGGGATCATCTGTTAGATTTGACTAAGTACAGACGTCAACGTCTAGAAAATGCTGTAGAATACTTCCAATTATTTGCTGACGCTGATGATGTAGACAATTGGATGCTCGATACGCTAAGAATTGTTTCAAGCGAAGATGTTGGACGCGATGAAGCCAACGTACAGTCATTGCTTAAAAAGCATAAGGATGTTGCAGATGAACTTAAGAATTACGCTGAAGTTATTAACGCTTTACACAAGCAAGCTGAAGATTTAAAATTGAACGACACAGAAAAGGCCAATGTAGATAAGCGTCTAGAAGCAATTGACACTAGATACAAAGAGTTGaccgaattggcaaaattgCGAAAACAACGACTATTAGATGCACTCAGCCTTTATAAGTTGATGTCTGAAGCGGACGGTGTTGAGCAATGGATAAAAGAAAAGACCAAAATGTTAGATACAATGACGCCTGGAAAAGACATTGAAGATGTCGAAATAATGAAGCATCGCTTCGAAGGTTTTGACAAGGAGATGAATGCTAATGCTTCTCGCGTTGCTGTTGTTAATCAATTAGCTAGGCAACTGTTGCATGTTGAACATCCTAATTCGGACGAAATATTGGAAAGGCAGAACCATCTCAATCAGGAGTGGTCTACTTTACGCGAAAAAGCAGAAGCTAAAATGGATGATTTGAAATCTGCCCATGGTGTGCAAACATTCTATATTGAATGTAGAGAAACAATATCATGGATCGAAGACAAAAAGCGCATTTTAACTGAAACCGATAGCCTAGAGATGGACTTGACTGGTGTGATGACTTTGCAAAGACGTCTTAGTGGTATGGAAAGAGATTTGGCAGCTATTCAAGCTAAACTATCTAGTTTAAGCAAAGAAGCTGATAGTATTGAGAATGAACATCCAGAGGAGGCACAAATAATCCGTGATAGAATTTCTCAAATAGAGCTTATTTGGGAGCAATTAACCCAAATGCTGAAGGAACGCGACTCTAAATTGGAAGAAGCAGGTGATTTACACAGATTTTTGCGTGATTTGGACCACTTCCAGACATGGTTGACCAAAACCCAAACTGACGTGGCATCTGAAGATACTCCAACTTCCTTGCCTGAAGCTGAGAAGCTTCTAAATCAACATCAATCAATTCGCGAGGAAATTGATAATTACACAGAAGATTATAAGAACATGATGGAATATGGTGAGCGTTTAACATCAGAATCGAATACGTCGGACGATCCACAATATATGTTCCTTCGTGAGAGATTAAATGCGTTGAAAGATGGTTGGGAGGAGTTGCATCAAATGTGGGAAAATAGACAAGTGTTGCTCTCTCAAAGTCTGGATCAACAGTTATTCAATAGAGATGCACGTCAAACCGAAGTGCTATTAAGTCAACAAGAACATTTCCTTAGTAAGGATGATACTCCAGTTAATTTAGAGCAAGCTGAGAACCAACTTAAACGTCATGAAGCATTCCTCACTACCATGGAGGCAAATGATGATAAGATAAATACTTTGTTGCAAGTAGCTGACACCCTTGTGGAGAAAGAACATTTTGACGCTGAGAAAATCGGGAAGCGAGCTGAAAATATTGCAAGTCGTCGTGACGATAATCGCCAACGAGCTTTGGATCAGCACGAAAAGTTAAAGAATCAAGTGAAATTGCATGAATTTTTACAAGATCTTGAAGAATTGGCTGAATGGGTACAAGAACGATATGTAACATCCCAAGATGAGACCTACAGGAGTGCTAAAACAATCCATTCTAAATGGACACGACATCAAGCTTTTGAAGCAGAGATTGCGGCCAATAAAGAACGTTTATTTGAAGCAGAAAAGGCAGCTCAGGATTTGTCTAAAGAGAAACCAGAATTCAAAGATATTATAGAACCAAAGTTAAAAGAACTGGCCAAACAATTCGAAGATTTAGAGGTGCACACAAAAGAGAAAGGCGCAATGTTATTTGATGCAAATCGCGAAGTTCTGGTACAACAAACTTGCGACGATATCGATTCCTATATTACTGACTTGGAAAAACAAATCGTCAATGCTGACACTGGCAATGACCTGACGTCAGTTAACATTCTTATGCAGAAGCAACAAGTCATACAAACTCAAATGGCAGCTAAAGAACGACAGGTAGAGGAGATCGACAAACAAACTGAATATTTGCAAAAGACAACTCCATTAGAGAAGATCGAACCAATTGTCACCAAGAAAACGGCAGTTCTTGATAGATTTGAAAAAATCAAAGCACCACTAGTAGAACGCCAAAAGCAACTGGAAAAGAAGAAGGAAGCATTCCAATTCTGCCGGGATGTCGAAGACGAAAAGTTGTGGATTGACGAAAAGTTACCTTTAGCTACTTCAAAAGATTATGGTAACTCATTGTTTAATGTCCATGtactgaaaaagaaaaatcaatcTCTTGCTACCGAAATTGATAACCACGAACCTAGGATAATGGCTATATGCAATAACGGCAGAAAACTAATAGATGAAGGTCATGAAGATGCTAAGAAGTTTGAGAGTCTTATTAGTGATCTGACTCAAAAATGGCAAGAACTTAAAGATGCTATTGATAATCGTAAGCGAAATCTTTTAGAATCAGAAAAGGTACAACAATACTTTTTCGATGCGCAAGAGGCTGAATCGTGGATGAGCGAACAGGAGTTATACATGATGGTGGAGGATCGTGGAAAGGATGAGATCAGTGCACAAAATCTAATGAAGAAACATGAAAACTTAGAACAATCTGTTGAAGACTATGCCAATACAATTAGGCAATTAGGTGAAGTTGCACGCCAATTCAATACCGAGGACAGCGGTAGTGGTGATGCCGTGTCTGTTAAGCAATCCCAATTGGACAAACTTTACGCTGGCCTTAAGGATTTGGCTGGCGAACGTCGGGCGCGCTTGAATGAAGCTCTACAATTATTTATGTTGAGCAGAGAAGTTGATGACTTGGAACAATGGATTACAGACCGGGAAGTTGTTGCTGGATCCCAAGAACTTGGACAAGATTATGATCACGTAACATTACTTTCAGAACGCTTTGATGAATTTGCACGTGATACTGAAGCCGTTGGCGGCGAACGGGTTGCTAAAGTTAACAATATTGCTGACAACTTAATTCAAGCTGGTCATTCAGATTCGGCTACAATTGCTGAATGGAAAGATAACTTGAATGAATCATGGCAAGACCTTTTGGAACTGATTGAAACACGCACTCAAATGTTGGCTGCCTCCAAGGAACTTCACAAATTCTTCCATGACTGTAAAGATATCCTTAGTCGTATCATTGAGAAGCAACATGGTGTTTCGGATGAATTGGGACGTGATGCGGGATCTGTATCGACTTTGCAACGAAAACACCACAACTTCATGCAAGACCTTATGACTCTTTATTCACAAGTACAACAAATTCAAGAGGAATCAGCGAAACTACAAGATTCATACGCTGGTGACAAAGCCAAGGAAATTACTAACCGAGAGCAAGAGGTTCTACACGCATGGTCTAATTTGCAAGCTATGTGTGATGCTCGTAAGCAAAAACTAGCTGACACGGGCGATCTATTTAGATTCTTTAATATGGTTCGTATATTAATGATATGGATGGAGGATCTTGTGCGACAAATGAACACATCTGAGAAACCTAGAGATGTTTCGGGTGTTGAACTACTCATGAATAATCACCAAAGTCTGAAAGCTGAAATTGATACACGAGAAGATAACTTCGCCGCTTGTATATCTCTTGGTAAAGAGTTATTGGCAAGAAGTCATTATGCATCAGCCGATATTAAAGATAGGCTTCTGCAGTTGAACAACAGTCGAAATGCCTTGCTACGACGTTGGGAGGAGAGATGGGAGAACTTACAACTAA ttCTAGAGGTATACCAGTTCGCCAGAGATGCTGCCGTTGCTGAGGCTTGGCTTATTGCCCAAGAACCTTATCTTTTGTCTTCAGAATTGGGTCACACCATTGATGAAGTTgagaacttaattaaaaaacatgaagCATTCGAAAAATCTGCTGCTGCCCAAGAAGAACGCTTTAGTGCTCTTGAGCGCTTAACAACA tttgagcTTAAGGAAATCAAAAGACGTCAGGAATTGGCGGAGGAAGCTGAGAGGCAGCGAGTAAAAGAGGAATTGGAGGCGAAAGCAGCATTGGAAGCTGCTGAGCAAGCTAAACGGGAAGCAGAGAGACGTGATATTGTcgatgcagcagcagcagcggctgAAGAATCAGCAG TCGTAGTAGATACATCTGTTGATGTGGAACGTACTGTAGAGCCACAAACAG AACATGCAACTTTGTCGGCTGGTGAAGGACAGGAAGGTTACCTCACAAGAAAACATGAATGGGAATCTACTACGAAAAAAGCTTCGAATAGGTCTTGGGATAAG gtaTACGTAGTTGCAAAAGTAGGGCATTTATCATTCTACAAAGATCAAAAGGGTTATAAAAGTAATCCTGAATTGACGTTCCGTGGAGAGCCCAGTTATGATTTACAAGGTGCAGGTATTCAAATTGCTACCGATTATACCAAAAAGAAGCATGTCCTAAGAATAAA GCTTTCTGGGGGCGCTGAATTTTTATTACAAGCGCATGATGATGATGAAATGTCTCAGTGGGTATCGTCCCTAAAGGCCCAAAGTGATTCAGCAACCGTTGCTGAAAGCAGATCGCAAACATTACCAGCTACTTCTCAGAAGGATGAACCAAAACGCAGATCTTTCTttactcttaaaaaaaaataa